GTTGTAAGACCCCTTCTTGGGCTAATTTTGATACATTTATCATTTACTTAAATATAATGCAAGTTAAAAATACACAATAAATTTTCAACAAATAAACCCTAAACGATTATATTTGGTTTAAATTAGATTATATGAAACATAATAATCGGAAGTTTATAAACTAACCTGTTACAATGAGAATAATTAAGCCGTTGAATCACATTAAGATAGTTCCAAGATGGATTATTTTTATGTTCGACATAGCTGTTTCTGCCTGTGCATTTTTACTTGCATTCACGCTTTACAATAATTTTAATGTTGATTCTTTTTCAAAGTTAGACTTCTCTGTGGAATTTTTATTCTGTATGATCCTAACTGCGATTTCATTTTTAGTATTCAAGCTTTATAGTGGTATTGTGAGGTACACTTCTGCAGTAGATTCGATCCGGATCTTATCTACTATTGTGTTCACCTCGATAATCATGTTTATAGCCAAACTGATCTTTATCGCGTTACAAATACAGATCAACATCCCTACAAATCTCATTATTATTTATGCCCTGTTTGCATTTACAGGACTCACTACCTATCGTACATGTATTAAGATCTTTTTTCAATACACTAAGTCGACAAGGAATGGTCGGAAAAATGCAATTGTGTATGGAGCCGGAGATTTGGGAATTGCAGTAAAACGTACTTTTGAACATGATTTCAGATCAGAAAAAACAATAGTTGCCTATATCGATGATAATGAGGAGAAAATTGGGAAATCAATCGATGGGTTAAAGATTTACGGTTCTAAAGATTTTCTAAGGGCAGTTCATAAATTTGGTGTTGATGAGTTGATTATCGCTTCTTCCAATATCGATATTGAAGTCAAGAACAATATTATTGACCAAGCATTGGAGCATAATGTTACAGTCTTGACATTGCCACCAGTAAGTAAAATCATAAATGGTGACCTCTCGCCTTCTCAGATAAAGCAAATCAAGATAGAAGATTTATTGGAGAGAGCTCCTATTCAAATTTCCAACGAAAAGTTATTGGATCAATTGCGTGGAAAAAGAGTATTGGTCACTGGTGCTGCGGGATCTATCGGAAGTGAAATTTCTAAACAGTTAGGACGTTATGAGCCTCAAATGATCATTTTATGTGATCAAGCTGAATCGCCATTGCATAACCTTCAATTAGACCTTCAGGATCAGTTTAAGAATCAAATCTATCATACTTTTATTGCTGACATTCGTAGCGAAGAAAGAATGAGATTGTTATTTGAAACTTTCAAGCCTCATTATGTTTATCATGCTGCTGCATATAAGCATGTACCTATGATGGAGAACCATCCTAGTGAAGGAGTAAAAACAAATGTATTCGGCACTTATTTGTTATCAAATTTAGCTGTTGAGTTTGATGTTCAGAAATTCGTTTTTGTTTCGACCGACAAAGCTGTAAACCCAACGAATGTAATGGGTGCTACTAAAAGAATTGCTGAAAAATACGTTCAGTCTTTGAACAATTACCTTACTACGGTTAATGGCATTAAATCTACGCGTTTCATCACAACGCGGTTCGGGAATGTTTTGGGTTCAAACGGATCTGTAATCCCTAGGTTTAAGGACCCAAATAGAAAAGGGTGGCCCTGTTACGGTTACTCATCCAGATATTACTAGATATTTTATGACCATCCCTGAGGCTTGTCAATTAGTTATCGAGGCTGGCAATATGGGTAATGGCGGTGAGATTTTCGTATTTGACATGGGCAAATCCGTTAAGATTGTGGACTTGGCCAAGAAAATGATCAGATTGTCTGGATTTACGCCTTTTAAAGATATCGACATCAAATTCACTGGTCTTAGACCAGGCGAGAAATTATATGAAGAGTTGTTGAATGACCTTGAGAACACGATGCCTACACATCATGATAAAATCATGATCGCCAAAGTTAGGGAAAATGACTTTGAATTGGTAAAAAATGAAATTCATGTGCTTTCAAAGGAATTAAACAGCAACAACAACCTCAATATTGTTAGGCAGATGAAGGTGATGGTACCTGAATTCAAAAGCCAAAATTCTATTTATGAACAATTGGATAAGGAAAAAATGGTCAATATCAACTCTTAATGCTGTTAAATATTTTTCCTAAGTTATTGCAAGTATTCTTTAAAAGTGTATTTTTGCGTTCCGTAATCTATTAAAACAAAGAATGTCACAAAATAATCAAAGCGGTTCTTCAGCGGTAAAAACAGGGCCGAAGAAATCATTTTTTCAAGAAAATGAAAAGAGTATCATCTTTATCGTAGCAGGTATCATTGTATTGATCTTGTTATATTTTGGGTACCAAAAATTATACTTAGCACCTAGAGCTGAGAAAGCTGCAAACCAAATGTACCAAGCAGAGTACTACGCAACGATCGATTCATTACAAAACAAAGCGATTGAAGGCGATGGATCA
The Sphingobacterium daejeonense genome window above contains:
- a CDS encoding SDR family NAD(P)-dependent oxidoreductase produces the protein MRIIKPLNHIKIVPRWIIFMFDIAVSACAFLLAFTLYNNFNVDSFSKLDFSVEFLFCMILTAISFLVFKLYSGIVRYTSAVDSIRILSTIVFTSIIMFIAKLIFIALQIQINIPTNLIIIYALFAFTGLTTYRTCIKIFFQYTKSTRNGRKNAIVYGAGDLGIAVKRTFEHDFRSEKTIVAYIDDNEEKIGKSIDGLKIYGSKDFLRAVHKFGVDELIIASSNIDIEVKNNIIDQALEHNVTVLTLPPVSKIINGDLSPSQIKQIKIEDLLERAPIQISNEKLLDQLRGKRVLVTGAAGSIGSEISKQLGRYEPQMIILCDQAESPLHNLQLDLQDQFKNQIYHTFIADIRSEERMRLLFETFKPHYVYHAAAYKHVPMMENHPSEGVKTNVFGTYLLSNLAVEFDVQKFVFVSTDKAVNPTNVMGATKRIAEKYVQSLNNYLTTVNGIKSTRFITTRFGNVLGSNGSVIPRFKDPNRKGWPCYGYSSRYY
- a CDS encoding polysaccharide biosynthesis protein, producing the protein MTRYFMTIPEACQLVIEAGNMGNGGEIFVFDMGKSVKIVDLAKKMIRLSGFTPFKDIDIKFTGLRPGEKLYEELLNDLENTMPTHHDKIMIAKVRENDFELVKNEIHVLSKELNSNNNLNIVRQMKVMVPEFKSQNSIYEQLDKEKMVNINS